One stretch of Corynebacterium callunae DSM 20147 DNA includes these proteins:
- a CDS encoding aspartate kinase yields the protein MALVVQKYGGSSLESAERIRNVAERIVATKKAGNDVVVVCSAMGDTTDELLDLAAAVNPVPPAREMDMLLTAGERISNALVAMAIESLGAQAQSFTGSQAGVLTTERHGNARIVDVTPGRVREALDEGKICIVAGFQGVNKETRDVTTLGRGGSDTTAVALAAALKADVCEIYSDVDGVYTADPRIVSDAQKLEKLSFEEMLELAAVGSKILVLRSVEYARAFNVPLRVRSSYSNDPGTLIAGSMEDIPVEEAVLTGVATDKSEAKVTVLGIPDQPGEAAKVFRALADAEINIDMVLQNVSSLEHGTTDITFTCPRADGPHAVELLKKLQVQGNWTNILYDDQVGKVSLVGAGMKSHPGVTAEFMEALRDVNVNIELISTSEIRISVLIREDDLDRSAKALHDKFQLGGDAEAIVYAGTGR from the coding sequence GTGGCCCTGGTCGTACAGAAATATGGCGGATCCTCGCTCGAGAGTGCGGAACGCATCCGAAACGTTGCTGAACGGATCGTTGCCACCAAGAAGGCTGGAAATGATGTTGTGGTTGTCTGCTCTGCAATGGGCGATACCACGGATGAACTTCTAGACCTGGCAGCAGCGGTGAACCCCGTTCCACCAGCACGTGAGATGGATATGCTCCTCACTGCAGGTGAGCGTATTTCCAATGCATTGGTGGCAATGGCCATTGAATCATTGGGTGCGCAAGCACAGTCTTTCACGGGATCCCAAGCTGGTGTGCTTACCACTGAGCGCCATGGTAACGCTCGCATTGTAGATGTCACCCCAGGACGCGTCCGCGAAGCTTTGGATGAGGGCAAGATTTGTATTGTTGCTGGATTCCAGGGTGTTAATAAGGAAACCCGCGATGTCACCACCCTTGGTCGTGGCGGATCGGATACCACCGCGGTAGCTTTGGCAGCAGCACTTAAGGCTGATGTTTGTGAGATCTACTCCGACGTTGATGGTGTGTACACCGCAGATCCTCGCATCGTTTCCGACGCTCAGAAGTTGGAAAAGCTTTCTTTTGAGGAAATGTTGGAACTTGCTGCAGTTGGCTCCAAGATTTTGGTGCTGCGCAGTGTTGAGTACGCCCGTGCATTTAATGTGCCACTGCGCGTACGCTCGTCATATAGCAATGATCCCGGCACCCTAATCGCCGGCTCGATGGAGGATATTCCTGTGGAAGAAGCAGTCCTTACTGGTGTAGCAACTGACAAGTCCGAGGCCAAGGTTACTGTGCTGGGTATTCCAGACCAGCCAGGCGAAGCAGCAAAGGTGTTCCGCGCCTTGGCTGATGCAGAGATCAACATTGATATGGTCCTGCAGAACGTCTCCTCTTTGGAGCACGGCACCACTGACATCACCTTCACCTGCCCTCGCGCCGATGGCCCACACGCCGTTGAACTACTTAAAAAGCTGCAGGTTCAGGGCAACTGGACCAACATTCTTTATGACGATCAGGTGGGCAAGGTCTCCCTGGTTGGCGCTGGTATGAAGTCTCACCCAGGCGTGACCGCAGAGTTCATGGAAGCCCTGCGCGATGTCAACGTCAACATTGAGCTCATCTCCACCTCAGAGATCCGCATTTCGGTTCTGATCCGCGAAGATGATCTAGACAGGTCCGCAAAGGCTCTGCACGATAAATTCCAGCTCGGTGGCGATGCAGAAGCCATCGTTTATGCAGGCACCGGACGTTAA
- a CDS encoding DMT family transporter, with product MQSNLLAVLFALASALTIAWGTVVRHRIAVRTPQDGSMRSSPLLNALMTPMWWAGMSTAMFAYFLQTVALGFGTLLVVQPVLVLSLMFTLPLSARFNGYRLRKSEIFWASVLTIAVAVMVILGRPLAGNPHPPLERWIPALLIGFGIMGAMWLIAQHILTKEKALILGLVTGALFGYVAVLSKATVDIFIHQGLDGLILNWEVYALIVAATLGTIVQQYSFNGGELQKSLPAMTIAEPVVAFVLGYLVLGEKFQVVDWAWIIMGAALLAMIISTIALSRTGTPELKNKK from the coding sequence GTGCAAAGCAATCTGCTCGCCGTGCTCTTCGCATTGGCCTCGGCTCTAACCATCGCGTGGGGAACAGTTGTCCGGCACCGGATTGCAGTTCGAACCCCTCAAGACGGCTCCATGCGGAGCTCTCCATTACTTAATGCTCTGATGACACCCATGTGGTGGGCGGGTATGAGTACTGCGATGTTTGCCTATTTCCTCCAAACTGTCGCTCTTGGTTTTGGCACGCTGCTAGTTGTGCAGCCAGTGTTGGTGTTGTCATTGATGTTCACGCTGCCTTTGTCCGCGCGCTTTAATGGTTATCGCCTGCGCAAGAGTGAAATCTTCTGGGCTTCCGTGCTGACCATTGCCGTTGCTGTCATGGTGATTTTGGGCCGCCCGCTCGCTGGCAATCCGCATCCACCGTTGGAACGCTGGATTCCAGCTTTGCTTATTGGCTTTGGAATTATGGGCGCAATGTGGCTGATAGCGCAACATATTTTGACTAAAGAAAAGGCCCTTATTCTGGGTTTGGTCACGGGCGCACTTTTTGGATACGTGGCAGTGCTTTCCAAAGCCACTGTGGATATTTTCATTCACCAGGGCCTTGATGGCTTGATTTTGAACTGGGAAGTTTATGCCCTTATCGTCGCAGCAACCTTGGGCACCATCGTGCAGCAATATTCTTTTAATGGCGGTGAACTTCAAAAATCGCTTCCCGCAATGACCATCGCAGAGCCAGTTGTGGCCTTTGTACTGGGATATTTGGTGTTGGGAGAGAAATTCCAGGTTGTGGATTGGGCCTGGATCATCATGGGAGCTGCACTACTTGCCATGATCATTTCCACGATTGCGCTGTCTCGCACTGGCACTCCAGAATTAAAAAACAAAAAATAA
- a CDS encoding ArsR/SmtB family transcription factor, protein MTIARILPLTDLSECCSLGTGPLSTEESERYAALFKVLAEPVRLRILSNLAAGGCGPVSVNELTDMMGLSQPTISHHLKKMTEAGLLERVPEGRTVFHRIRPELFGELRTVLQIG, encoded by the coding sequence ATGACCATCGCACGCATCCTCCCCCTCACCGACCTCTCGGAATGCTGCTCCCTTGGCACCGGACCACTTAGCACCGAGGAATCCGAACGCTACGCCGCCCTCTTTAAAGTGCTGGCTGAACCTGTGCGACTGCGGATTTTATCCAATCTGGCAGCTGGTGGATGTGGCCCAGTAAGTGTTAATGAACTTACCGACATGATGGGTCTTTCACAGCCCACCATTTCCCACCACCTGAAGAAGATGACGGAAGCTGGCCTTTTGGAACGGGTCCCCGAAGGCCGCACTGTATTTCATAGAATCCGCCCCGAGCTTTTTGGTGAGCTGCGCACTGTTTTACAGATTGGCTAG
- a CDS encoding arsenate-mycothiol transferase ArsC yields MSEKASVLFVCVGNGGKSQMAAALAEKHAGANLEIHSAGTKPGTKLNQQSIEVIAESGADMSEGTPKGIDPELLKRVDSVVILGADAQLEMPADAQGTLERWVTDEPSERGIEGLERMRLVRDDIENRVVDLLEELKVS; encoded by the coding sequence ATGTCTGAAAAAGCTTCTGTTCTCTTTGTATGTGTTGGCAATGGCGGTAAGTCCCAGATGGCTGCGGCTTTGGCGGAAAAGCACGCCGGCGCCAATCTCGAAATCCACTCTGCAGGCACCAAGCCAGGCACCAAGTTAAATCAGCAGTCCATTGAGGTTATTGCGGAGTCCGGGGCGGATATGTCCGAAGGAACTCCTAAGGGAATTGATCCAGAGCTGCTAAAGCGCGTTGATAGTGTGGTTATCTTGGGTGCAGATGCACAGCTAGAAATGCCAGCAGATGCCCAGGGTACCCTTGAGCGTTGGGTTACCGATGAGCCTTCTGAGCGTGGCATTGAGGGCCTGGAGCGCATGCGCTTGGTTCGCGATGACATTGAGAACCGCGTGGTAGATCTGCTGGAAGAGCTTAAAGTTTCTTAA
- the arsB gene encoding ACR3 family arsenite efflux transporter, whose protein sequence is MTAPTKPASSKPVQLSFLDRLLPLWIILAMALGLMLGKFIPALGTALSAMEVGGISLPIALGLLVMMYPPLAKVRYDKTKEITSDRRLMTVSIVLNWVVGPLLMFALSWLFLPDQPELRTGLIIVGLARCIAMVLVWSDLSCADREATAVLVAINSVFQILMFGVLGWFYLQILPSWLGLETTSVTFSFVSIVTSVLVFLGIPLLAGVLSRIIGERTKGRSWYENKYLPAISPLALIGLLYTIVLLFALQGDQITSQPLTVAKVAVPLFLYFVIMFFIALATSKLSGMGYAQSASVSFTATGNNFELAIAVAIGTFGATSGQALAGTIGPLIEVPVLVGLVYVMLWLGPKLFPQDPTLPPVRN, encoded by the coding sequence ATGACAGCGCCCACAAAACCTGCGTCCTCAAAACCTGTTCAACTTTCTTTCTTAGACCGACTGCTTCCACTCTGGATCATCTTGGCAATGGCTCTTGGCCTCATGCTCGGAAAATTCATTCCAGCACTTGGTACTGCACTCAGTGCCATGGAAGTTGGAGGAATTTCCCTTCCCATCGCACTTGGTCTCCTGGTGATGATGTACCCGCCGTTGGCGAAGGTCCGTTATGACAAAACCAAGGAAATCACTTCGGACCGCCGCTTGATGACAGTTTCGATTGTCCTCAACTGGGTTGTTGGCCCCTTGTTGATGTTCGCATTGTCCTGGCTTTTCTTGCCGGACCAGCCTGAACTTCGCACCGGTCTTATTATTGTGGGCTTAGCTCGCTGTATCGCCATGGTCTTGGTATGGAGCGATCTTTCCTGCGCAGATAGGGAAGCAACTGCAGTGTTGGTAGCTATCAACTCTGTCTTCCAGATCCTCATGTTTGGTGTGCTGGGCTGGTTCTACCTGCAGATTCTGCCTTCATGGCTAGGTCTAGAGACCACCTCGGTGACATTCTCCTTCGTTTCAATCGTCACCTCAGTGCTGGTTTTCCTGGGAATTCCGTTGCTCGCAGGTGTTCTTTCCCGCATTATCGGTGAACGCACCAAGGGCCGTTCTTGGTATGAAAACAAGTACCTGCCTGCGATTTCTCCATTGGCTCTGATCGGTTTGCTCTATACCATCGTGTTGCTCTTTGCCTTGCAGGGCGATCAAATCACCTCCCAGCCACTTACGGTGGCAAAGGTTGCAGTGCCACTGTTCTTGTACTTCGTAATCATGTTCTTCATTGCGCTGGCTACCTCGAAGCTCAGCGGCATGGGATATGCGCAATCTGCTTCGGTGTCTTTTACCGCGACTGGAAATAACTTTGAGCTGGCAATTGCAGTGGCAATTGGTACTTTCGGCGCTACCTCAGGCCAGGCACTAGCAGGCACTATTGGACCTTTGATTGAGGTTCCCGTGCTGGTCGGCTTGGTTTATGTCATGCTGTGGCTGGGACCAAAACTTTTCCCGCAGGATCCCACCCTGCCCCCTGTGCGTAACTAA
- a CDS encoding Na+/H+ antiporter subunit G: MTIPEIIISILIIIAGIFSLGTAIALWRAPDPLTRANLLGPTVGIVIPLLIVALLIRSWSTKGFDPNNFVRAIIAIIGVWVVASVASFYMGRTIYGVTVVDNRRY; this comes from the coding sequence ATGACTATTCCAGAGATCATTATCTCCATCCTCATCATCATCGCCGGCATCTTTTCCCTCGGTACCGCAATCGCTTTGTGGCGGGCACCAGATCCTTTAACCAGGGCAAACTTGCTGGGACCAACGGTGGGAATTGTAATTCCACTGCTGATCGTGGCTCTGTTGATCCGCAGTTGGTCCACCAAAGGCTTTGATCCAAACAACTTCGTACGCGCCATCATTGCGATTATCGGAGTGTGGGTTGTTGCCTCGGTTGCTTCCTTCTATATGGGACGCACCATCTATGGCGTAACCGTGGTGGATAACCGGCGCTATTAA
- a CDS encoding monovalent cation/H+ antiporter subunit E, with the protein MLHTLKFIPWLIGQIFIAGFDVIKAAVKKDTGFNPVVIRYPLRVTTDFQIAALSTCITMTPATLSLGLREPRNPGDPFILLIQAVFGADPVEVFESIADMEERMSPHVKGIDHGVPGQGPHKDIRPGDAEWPSHEIADTAQNTVSRDKREF; encoded by the coding sequence ATGTTGCATACCCTCAAGTTCATTCCCTGGCTGATTGGCCAAATCTTTATTGCAGGCTTTGACGTTATTAAAGCTGCGGTGAAAAAAGATACTGGTTTTAATCCGGTAGTTATCCGCTATCCGCTGCGTGTGACCACCGATTTTCAGATCGCGGCACTTTCTACCTGCATCACCATGACTCCGGCTACCCTGTCCTTAGGATTAAGGGAGCCTCGTAACCCAGGTGATCCCTTCATCTTGTTGATTCAAGCAGTTTTTGGAGCCGATCCAGTAGAAGTTTTTGAATCTATTGCTGATATGGAAGAGCGCATGTCACCCCATGTGAAGGGCATTGATCACGGTGTTCCAGGCCAAGGCCCACATAAAGATATTCGCCCGGGCGATGCCGAGTGGCCCAGCCACGAAATTGCCGACACCGCCCAAAACACTGTGAGCCGCGATAAGAGGGAGTTCTAA
- a CDS encoding arsenate reductase ArsC translates to MPDTPESQLKLLNRVVEDLAKKYEDKFSVETIERYVFESYTALARTAKIRTHLPLLAEHFATDRLEALIHAGDKIEDAYPQVLFVCERNAGRSQIASALLKHYAGGEVHVRSAGTLPDSEVHPVVLDVLAERGIDIGGAFPKPLTDDVVRASDYVITMGCDDVCPIYPGKHYLDWDLMDPEDESPERVRAIVDEIDGHIRELWARISQ, encoded by the coding sequence ATGCCCGACACTCCGGAATCCCAACTCAAGCTGCTTAATCGAGTTGTAGAGGATCTCGCCAAAAAGTACGAAGACAAGTTCTCTGTGGAGACAATCGAGCGTTATGTCTTTGAGTCTTATACTGCTTTGGCTCGTACTGCGAAAATCCGTACCCACCTTCCGCTCCTCGCTGAGCACTTTGCCACTGATCGTTTGGAAGCCCTGATCCACGCTGGAGATAAAATCGAGGACGCATATCCTCAGGTTTTGTTTGTTTGTGAGCGTAATGCGGGGCGTTCCCAGATCGCTTCTGCGCTGCTCAAGCACTATGCAGGTGGGGAAGTTCACGTGCGTTCTGCGGGCACTTTGCCAGATTCTGAAGTTCATCCGGTGGTTTTGGATGTTTTGGCTGAGCGCGGAATTGATATTGGTGGGGCATTCCCGAAGCCGCTTACTGATGATGTGGTGCGCGCTTCCGATTATGTAATCACCATGGGCTGCGATGACGTCTGTCCTATTTACCCAGGCAAGCACTACCTTGATTGGGATTTGATGGATCCCGAGGATGAATCACCGGAGCGAGTACGCGCGATCGTGGATGAGATTGATGGACACATCCGCGAATTGTGGGCACGTATTTCCCAATAA
- a CDS encoding aspartate-semialdehyde dehydrogenase, whose product MTTIAVVGATGQVGQVMRTLLEERNFPADTIRFFASPRSAGHKLTFRGVDVEVEDVTQATEESLKGIDIALFSAGGTASKQYAPIFAAAGATVVDNSSAWRKDEEVPLIVSEVNPGDKEDLVKGIIANPNCTTMAAMPVLKPLHDAAGLQKLHVSSYQAVSGSGLAGVETLAKQVSAVGDHNVEFVHDGQAADAGDFGPYVAPIAYNVLPFAGNLVDDGTFETDEEQKLRNESRKILGIPELKVSGTCVRVPVFTGHTLTIHAEFAQPLTVAQAQELLASAPGVKLVDVPTPLAAAGIDESLVGRIRQDSTVDDNRGLVLVVSGDNLRKGAALNTIQIAELLV is encoded by the coding sequence ATGACCACCATCGCAGTTGTTGGTGCAACCGGCCAGGTCGGCCAGGTTATGCGCACTCTTCTTGAAGAGCGCAATTTCCCCGCAGATACCATTCGCTTTTTCGCTTCCCCACGTTCTGCTGGCCACAAGCTGACTTTCCGTGGCGTTGACGTGGAGGTTGAAGATGTCACCCAGGCAACCGAAGAATCCCTCAAGGGAATTGACATCGCACTCTTTTCTGCAGGTGGCACCGCTTCTAAGCAATATGCGCCGATTTTTGCTGCTGCTGGCGCAACCGTAGTAGATAACTCCTCTGCATGGCGCAAGGATGAAGAAGTTCCACTTATCGTTTCCGAGGTTAACCCTGGCGATAAGGAAGACCTGGTCAAGGGAATTATTGCGAACCCTAACTGCACCACCATGGCAGCAATGCCAGTGCTCAAGCCACTGCATGACGCTGCTGGCCTGCAGAAGCTGCATGTTTCCTCTTACCAGGCAGTTTCCGGTTCCGGCCTGGCTGGTGTGGAGACCTTGGCAAAGCAGGTTTCTGCAGTTGGTGACCACAACGTAGAGTTCGTGCATGATGGTCAGGCCGCAGACGCTGGCGATTTTGGCCCATACGTTGCGCCTATCGCTTATAACGTGCTGCCTTTTGCCGGCAACTTGGTTGATGACGGCACTTTCGAGACCGATGAAGAGCAGAAGCTGCGCAATGAATCTCGTAAGATTCTGGGCATCCCTGAGCTCAAGGTTTCTGGCACCTGCGTGCGCGTGCCGGTTTTTACCGGCCATACGCTCACGATTCATGCTGAGTTCGCGCAGCCACTCACCGTAGCGCAGGCACAGGAATTGCTGGCTTCCGCACCTGGTGTAAAGCTTGTCGACGTTCCAACCCCATTGGCAGCAGCCGGAATTGATGAGTCCCTGGTTGGTCGTATTCGCCAGGATTCCACGGTTGATGATAACCGCGGCCTAGTTTTGGTTGTTTCCGGCGATAACCTGCGTAAGGGTGCAGCTCTAAACACCATTCAGATTGCTGAACTTTTGGTCTAA
- a CDS encoding monovalent cation/H+ antiporter subunit F, whose product MTAFEIICAIGIGMIFIALLATLVLILRTRDFLTRAILSDMIFYSMIAIYLIWVLNNPTSIAYEIALLAAVLGGVLPTLSMARIISKGRR is encoded by the coding sequence ATGACCGCCTTTGAAATCATTTGTGCCATTGGCATCGGCATGATTTTTATAGCCCTTTTAGCCACCTTAGTACTGATCTTGCGCACCCGAGATTTTCTCACCCGCGCAATTTTGTCCGATATGATCTTCTATTCCATGATCGCCATTTACCTGATTTGGGTGCTTAACAACCCAACATCTATTGCCTATGAAATTGCGTTGCTGGCAGCGGTTTTGGGAGGCGTTTTGCCGACATTATCCATGGCGCGCATTATCTCGAAGGGACGCCGCTAA
- a CDS encoding RNA polymerase sigma factor: MKPQERNDAYVTELALAAGRGDRAALTEFIRETQDDVWRLLAHLGGPQSADDLTQETFLRVMGALPRFAARSSARTWLLSLARRVWVDNIRHDMARPRKSIVEYENSGATDASSSTIWSEWIDLKTLIDALPVERREALILTQVLGYSYEESAKIADVRVGTIRSRVARARADLIAATKNTSADDEAAANEA, encoded by the coding sequence GTGAAACCACAAGAGCGCAACGACGCCTATGTCACCGAACTAGCCCTCGCGGCTGGTCGTGGTGATCGCGCTGCACTCACCGAATTTATTCGGGAAACCCAAGACGATGTGTGGCGTTTATTAGCCCACCTCGGCGGCCCGCAAAGTGCCGATGACCTCACTCAAGAGACCTTTTTAAGAGTAATGGGAGCACTCCCCCGCTTTGCCGCTCGCTCCTCGGCACGAACCTGGTTACTGTCGCTCGCGCGTCGCGTCTGGGTGGACAATATTCGCCATGACATGGCGCGTCCACGCAAGTCCATTGTGGAATATGAGAACAGTGGTGCCACAGACGCGAGTAGCTCGACCATCTGGTCGGAGTGGATTGACCTAAAAACGCTTATCGACGCGCTCCCGGTGGAGCGTCGTGAAGCATTGATCCTTACCCAAGTACTGGGTTATAGCTATGAAGAATCAGCAAAAATTGCCGATGTACGCGTCGGCACAATTCGTTCCCGAGTCGCCCGTGCTCGGGCAGATCTTATCGCTGCCACCAAAAATACCAGTGCTGATGATGAAGCGGCCGCAAATGAAGCATAA
- a CDS encoding monovalent cation/H+ antiporter subunit D family protein, with product MAVDVLLPIFVAVPLAASAIAVLLPWRVARDILHIAIPLLGVFAGIWLFAYTSTHGTIAHSIGLYVGGVAIPFVADAFSAIMIITTSIVAVAANWFATVVGETRARFYPALTLMLITGVNGALLTADLFNFFVFIEVMLLPSYGLMAMTGTWARLASGRIFVLVNLSASTLLVAAVSIVYGVLGAVNIASLQGVVAGNPLAATAMGIVVIAIAVKAGVFPVHTWLPRTYPGTSAAVMGLFSGMHTKVAVYMLYRIYVHIFALDPTWNWLIIAFMVVSMIVGGFAGLGENSIRRVLAYQMVNGMPFILVMLAFTSDDPQRALAAGLFYTLHHMITVGALILASGAIEETYGTGLLSKLSGLARRDPLVAAVFATGAFSVVGFPPFSGMWGKVLLIFEVARVGNVAAWIVIAAIIIASVGALLSMIRVWRQVFWGGSMNQKGVSPQLRISFTKLAPAATLMVLSVAMFLFAGPLIDATLTATAGLLDTGDYQQAVLGDDAVAVPSPNYQGGK from the coding sequence ATGGCTGTTGATGTTCTGCTTCCTATTTTTGTAGCTGTCCCGCTGGCAGCGTCTGCAATTGCAGTGCTATTGCCATGGCGTGTGGCGCGCGATATTTTGCACATTGCTATCCCACTCTTGGGTGTTTTTGCTGGTATTTGGCTCTTTGCTTATACCTCCACGCACGGCACAATCGCGCATTCTATTGGCCTTTATGTCGGTGGCGTAGCAATTCCTTTTGTTGCTGATGCCTTTAGCGCCATCATGATTATCACCACCTCGATTGTGGCAGTGGCAGCCAACTGGTTTGCCACCGTGGTGGGTGAAACTCGGGCCCGTTTTTATCCAGCGCTTACTTTGATGCTCATTACCGGTGTAAATGGTGCATTGCTTACCGCTGACCTCTTTAACTTCTTCGTCTTTATCGAGGTTATGCTGCTGCCCTCCTATGGTCTGATGGCAATGACTGGAACCTGGGCGCGCTTGGCTTCTGGACGAATCTTTGTGCTGGTTAATCTCTCTGCCTCTACCTTGCTGGTCGCTGCGGTTTCCATTGTTTATGGTGTGCTCGGTGCGGTAAATATCGCTTCCCTGCAAGGCGTGGTGGCAGGCAATCCGCTGGCAGCTACCGCCATGGGCATTGTGGTTATTGCCATTGCAGTTAAGGCCGGAGTTTTCCCCGTCCACACCTGGTTGCCCCGCACCTACCCCGGCACTTCCGCAGCAGTTATGGGCTTGTTCTCTGGTATGCACACCAAGGTTGCGGTCTACATGCTTTATCGCATCTACGTGCATATTTTTGCACTGGACCCCACCTGGAATTGGCTGATCATTGCCTTTATGGTGGTTTCCATGATCGTCGGCGGTTTTGCCGGCTTGGGTGAAAACTCCATCCGCCGAGTACTGGCCTACCAAATGGTCAACGGCATGCCTTTTATCCTGGTCATGCTGGCCTTTACCAGCGATGATCCACAGCGGGCGCTGGCTGCCGGTTTGTTCTATACCCTGCACCATATGATCACCGTCGGCGCCCTAATTTTGGCTTCTGGTGCTATCGAAGAAACTTATGGCACAGGTTTGCTTTCCAAGTTGTCCGGCTTGGCTCGCCGCGATCCACTGGTGGCTGCAGTTTTTGCCACCGGTGCCTTCTCCGTAGTTGGTTTCCCACCGTTTTCCGGCATGTGGGGCAAAGTGCTGCTTATCTTTGAAGTTGCCCGTGTGGGCAATGTTGCAGCGTGGATTGTTATCGCTGCCATTATCATTGCCAGCGTCGGCGCGTTACTCTCCATGATCCGCGTGTGGCGCCAAGTCTTCTGGGGCGGCTCCATGAACCAAAAAGGCGTCTCCCCCCAGCTGCGCATAAGCTTCACCAAACTGGCACCGGCCGCCACCTTAATGGTGCTGTCCGTAGCCATGTTCCTCTTTGCAGGACCGCTTATCGACGCAACGCTCACGGCCACAGCGGGACTACTGGATACAGGCGACTACCAGCAGGCGGTGCTCGGCGACGATGCTGTGGCTGTTCCCAGCCCCAACTACCAGGGAGGTAAATAA
- a CDS encoding catalase: MSEKSAADQILDRGMRAKVSGNTTRHNGAPVPSENISVTAGPQGPNILNDIHLIEKLAHFNRENVPERIPHAKGHGAFGELHITEDVSEYTKADLFQPGKVTPMAARFSTVAGEQGSPDTWRDVHGFALRFYTEEGNYDIVGNNTPTFFLRDGMKFPDFIHSQKRLNKNGLRDADMQWDFWTRTPESAHQVTYVMGDRGTPKTSRHQDGFGSHTFQWINAEGKPVWVKYHFKTRQGWDCFTDAEAAKVAGENADYQREDLYNAIENGDYPIWDVKVQIMPFEDAENYRWNPFDLTKTWSQKDYPLIPVGYFILNRNPRNFFAQIEQIALDPGNIVPGIGLSPDRMLMARAFAYADQQRYRIGANYRDLPVNRPLNDVNTYSREGAMQYVFDAEGEPSYNPNRYDKGAGYLDNGENSSSNHTTYGQAQDIYVNPDPHGTDLTRAAYVKHEDDDDFMQAGILYREVLDDAAKERLADNISNAMQGISEATEPRVYEYWINVDANLGARVKELYLQKKGA; the protein is encoded by the coding sequence TTGTCTGAAAAGTCAGCAGCCGACCAGATCCTCGACCGTGGCATGCGTGCCAAGGTCTCCGGAAACACCACCCGCCACAACGGCGCTCCAGTTCCATCTGAGAACATTTCAGTAACCGCAGGTCCACAGGGCCCAAACATCCTCAATGACATTCACCTCATTGAGAAGCTCGCACACTTTAACCGCGAGAACGTTCCAGAGCGTATTCCTCACGCTAAGGGTCACGGCGCTTTTGGTGAACTTCACATCACCGAAGACGTTTCCGAGTACACCAAGGCAGACCTGTTCCAGCCTGGCAAGGTCACCCCAATGGCTGCACGTTTCTCTACCGTTGCTGGTGAGCAGGGTTCCCCTGACACCTGGCGCGATGTTCACGGCTTTGCACTTCGCTTCTACACCGAAGAGGGCAACTACGACATCGTTGGTAACAACACCCCAACCTTCTTCCTGCGCGATGGCATGAAGTTCCCTGACTTCATCCACTCCCAGAAGCGTCTTAATAAGAACGGTCTGCGTGATGCAGATATGCAGTGGGATTTCTGGACCCGTACCCCAGAGTCCGCTCACCAGGTGACCTACGTCATGGGTGACCGTGGTACCCCTAAGACCTCCCGCCACCAGGACGGCTTCGGCTCCCACACCTTCCAGTGGATCAACGCTGAGGGTAAGCCAGTTTGGGTTAAGTACCACTTCAAGACCCGCCAGGGATGGGATTGCTTCACCGACGCAGAGGCTGCAAAGGTTGCCGGTGAGAACGCTGACTACCAGCGCGAAGACCTCTACAACGCAATCGAGAACGGCGACTACCCAATCTGGGACGTCAAGGTTCAGATCATGCCTTTCGAGGATGCAGAGAACTACCGCTGGAACCCATTCGACCTGACCAAGACCTGGTCACAGAAGGATTACCCACTAATTCCAGTCGGTTACTTCATCCTTAACCGCAACCCACGCAACTTCTTTGCACAGATCGAGCAGATCGCTCTTGATCCAGGCAACATCGTTCCAGGTATCGGCCTGTCCCCAGACCGTATGCTCATGGCTCGTGCATTTGCATACGCTGATCAGCAGCGTTACCGTATCGGCGCTAACTACCGCGATCTGCCAGTTAACCGCCCGCTTAACGATGTCAACACCTACAGCCGCGAAGGCGCAATGCAGTACGTCTTCGACGCTGAGGGCGAGCCATCCTACAATCCTAACCGCTACGACAAGGGTGCCGGCTACCTGGACAATGGAGAGAACTCCTCCTCCAACCACACCACCTATGGCCAGGCTCAGGACATCTACGTGAACCCGGACCCACACGGTACCGACCTCACCCGTGCAGCTTATGTTAAGCACGAAGATGATGATGACTTCATGCAGGCAGGCATCCTCTACCGCGAGGTTCTGGATGACGCTGCTAAGGAGCGTTTGGCAGACAACATCTCCAACGCAATGCAGGGCATCTCTGAGGCTACCGAGCCACGCGTTTACGAGTACTGGATCAACGTAGATGCAAACCTTGGCGCTCGCGTTAAGGAGCTTTACCTGCAGAAGAAGGGCGCATAG